The Pirellulales bacterium DNA segment TCTTCTCGCGATTCGGGGGGTCAAATTTTCAGGCGGGGACCGGTACAAATTTAACCCCTGATAATGCTTGCTAAGTGGCTAAAATGTGACCACAATAATACCGTTCGATTGCCGAAATAGGCGTCGAAATGTGACCAACTTGGGGCGGACGGTTGCTCACATGCAATCATCAAATGATTGACACCGAGGAGTCCATTCATGTTTGGCACGACTCGCAAGCGCAGGCGATTTGCTTGCCAAGGTTCGCGCCGATTGTGCCGTCTCACACGTTTGGTTGGATATGCCGAAGTGCTCGAGCCGCGGCTGATGTTGAGTAGCACGCCGGCGCTGGTGGTGGGGCGCACTCTGTCGTCCTACTTTGCAGGGGACGTGCAGAACCAGCAAGAAACGCTCACCTTCACGGTGTACAACCAGCAGGCCGATCCGATCGCGGGTGTCTCGCTGACCGACACGCTGGAATCGGGCGTGACGTTTTCCAGTGCCTCGATTGTGCCGAATCAAAGCGGCCAAAACTTAGCGTGGAGCCTGGGAACAATTAACGGCTTCGAAAGTGCCAGCGTGACGGTTATCGTGTCGCTGGCCAATTCAATTCCGTTGCAGTTGGACACTGGTGCGCAAGCGTCCGGCACGCTCGACGCCGCCGCTGTTTCCAACTCAACACCGGCCGCCACTTTGCGCAGCGGAAGTCTTGCTGATCCCGCTCTGCTGGCTTCGACACTCGATGCCAACACGACCGATCCGTACATTCAAGAAGAAGCGGCTGCACTGAATTACGATCCGCAGCAGATTTTCAATTTTCTCCAGACGAACATCGGCTATGAATCTTACGTCGGTTCGTTGCGCGGGGCGCGCGGCACATTGTGGAGCAATGCCGGTGACTCGTTGGATGTGGCCAGCCTGGGCGTGGCGCTTATGCGCGCCAGCGGAATTCCTGCGGAATATGTACACGGCACGCTTTCCGAACCGTTGTCGCAACAGTTGATCTTGTCGATGTTCCCTGCGCCACTGAGGGTCTTTGGTTATGTGGCACCCGGCGTGGAAAAGGCCGACCCTGCTAATGATCCGCAACTTTTGGCGGAAACGCAGGATCATTATTGGATGCAGTTTGATGCTGGTTCGGGCTTCCAGGCGGCCGATACGCTTTTCTCGCAGGCAGTCGTTGGCCAAACATTTTGCACCAGCGACCAAACCTTCACCGAGGTTCCAGAGGCCTTGCGGCATCAAGTAACGATAAGTTTAGTTCGTGAGCTAACTACGCCGGGATCCGGGGCGCTCACCGGCGGCGGATCATCGCAGGATGATGCGACCGTGCTGGAGGAGCATTTCGATTCTGTGGAGCTGGTAGGAGCTTCATTGACACTAGGCCAATATGTCGACAGCAATTCGGTTTCCGCAGGGTTCTCGTACACCACTTATACTTACACCCCCTATTTGCTGGTCAACGAACGCGATGGAAATTTGTCGGACGACCCCTTGGGAATCGGGACTTCGTATCAGGAAATCATCACGAATTTTCCGTTTGGCAGTCAGATTCTTACGGGGTTATTTTTAGAAATCCAAACCAGCGACCCGCTGATCGGCGGCGGAACGCAAACCGAAACCCAGGATAAAACTTTGCTCGACCGCATCGGTTATGTTGCTCGCCAAAACGGCGGCAGTGGAGCCACGATCAGCGTGCAGCCAAATCAAGGCCCCGCCTGGACCGATCAAGATTTTGTGACGGTCGATTTCTCGGGTTGGCGTTTGTCGGAACAGCCATTGGACGCGCAGATGAATGCGCTTCAGGAGCTTGGGAGTGAAGTCGACGCTCTGCCGGCGGACATTAACGATCTGCCGCAGGATTCTCCTGAATTGCAGAGCGCGCTCCAACTGACGGAGCAGTTTGGCATGCAAGCGACTTCTGCCTTCGCGGGAGAGCAAATCTACAAATCGGGCCAGGCTGCTGACTTCATGGCCAGCACGTATTTGACGCGCGTATATCCGGATACGCTCAGCTTTGTGGCCGTGACGCAAATGGAAAATATCGATCCGGATACCGGCGATTCAACCATCAGTCGATCCATTGACATTTTGAGATACTCCGAGAGAACGCTGGCGAGTCCGCTGCAGGCAAAGTCTGCCGAAGATGCGATTCGATTTATCAATGGCATCGGCGCCAAGGTGGTCGAGGACGGATTTTTTGATTCTTCCGATCCCAGCGAGGCAGGCATCAGTTCCCTCGGGGTTCTGACGCAGGCGCTTTCTCAATCCGGCGCTTCACTCGTGCCCATTACCTCCCAAAATATTTCCGATCTGACGGCCTTGAACCTTCCGGCAGAAGCCACCGACCGCATCGAGTCTTCGGCGCAGGAAGGAAATTTAATTTTGACGCCGAACATGCCGGTGAGCATCAATGGAGAAGATCGCATTGCTTGGATTGAAATCGATGGCGCCACGGGAGACACGACAGTTGTGTTGGACGACGGTACACATGGCGTCGAGGAACCAAAAGATTTGCCGATTGTTCCCCAGCTTCGCACGTTGTTCGGCAAAATCGGCCAGGGGCAGGATGTCGATCGGGCATTGTTGCAATTGCAAAACGCTAAGACCCGCCAGCAAAAGCAAGTGGCCCTGGAAGCGCTGGAGCTAATCATCAACGATTGTGGTCCGCTTCTGGAAACATCTTTGAAATTACTTACCGAGTCGCGTTATCTGGTGCAGGTCGAAGAAATTGTGTTCAAAGCGAGGACCACCTTGGCGAATACGCATGGCTTCGCGAAGGTCAATCTTGCTAAAGATCCGGCGATCGGCGACCAATTATATAGCCCTGCCAGCGAGTCGCCGGAATTTGCCGACCTGGGTACCCACGGCGAAACCGGATTGGCCGTTGACGTCGAGCCCGATCCATTGTTCACCGTGCCCGATAATGGCGCGTTTCTTGACACCGTGTACAAGATCGGGATTAAGAATCTGACGGGAACGGACGGCTGGTTTCAAATTAATTTGACCGACCTTGCACCGGGAGTGGACGTGATTTCGTCCGTGCCAGAACTGTACATTCCGGCCGGCGCCGTTGGCGAAACTTCCATTTTTTTGGAGCCGACGGGGGCGCTGCCTGCGCCGGGAACTTCATTGCCGTTCGACGTTGGTGTAAGCAGCGTGGCCGATCCAAGTGTCACGGCTAGTCTCGACGAATCTGTTCCAATGCCCAGTGTTGAGGCAGCGACGTTCAGCCTTTCCGACGTGTCGCCTTCGACAGCTCCTGGCCAAAGCGTGCAGACTCAATTGACGATCAATTCGGTGGGAAATGCTCCAGCAAATGTGACATTCGATGTCAGTACGCCAGCAGGAATTGCCATCAGTGGATTGACATCGGCAACGATAAATCCTGGCGACTCCATCACCCAAGCTCTGACGATAAGCCCTGCCGCCGGTTTGGCTCTCAATACCGATTACAACATTGTCATTACACCGCAGGTTGGGCAGACCGTCTTAGATCCGTTTACGATTGTCGTGCACCTCGCCGCTCCGGGCGCGGATTCTGCGGAATCGGCCGCAACCATTGCCGGCCAGCTTGGCGATACACCGTTAGGTCTTCGCTTGGAGGATTTGAGCGAAGCCCTGACGAATTTGGCGCAAACGCCCACCAGCGCCGTGTTTAACAGCCAAGCGCTGGCGGCGCTGGATGCAATCATTGGACTGTTGCCACCCGATCCGTTTTTAGCGCCGTTGGTGCCGGCGCTGACGGCCGATCGAACCGCATTGGCCCAAGCCACCACGGCTGCCACCGTTCAATCAGCCACTTTGCAGTTGGGCAACGATTTGACGACGTTGGCCAACACTTTGGCCGACGAAGCGGCCCACGGCTTCACCCTAGCGTTGGTCACAACCAGTCAAGTTGGCCAACCGCAGCAGCCGGTGAAGTATCAAATCAACTTGCAAAATACCGGCAGCCAAACCACCACATATGATCTGTCTGTCGCAGGCTTGCCCAGCGGAGTGACCGGCGTGTTCTCGCAGCAAAGCGTTACGCTAAATTCGGGCCAGGCCACGCCCACCAGTGGCCCATCCATATTGACACTGACGATCACTTCGACCTCGACGACCGCTATATCGCCCTTCAGTTTTACGGTTACAGCCACCGCCGAAGGGGCTGCGGAAATCACGCGGTCGGTCACGGGCTCGTTCACCGTGCCGCCGGCATTGGTGGAAGTGACCAGCGTCACGCCCAGCCCGGCATTCGCCCAGGCCGGCGATATGGTCGATGTGAAGGCAGGCATTCTCAATGCCGTAAATCAGCAGCAAAAAGCCAAGGTTTACTTCACGGTCACCGACTCCGGCAACAACGTGCTGTTCACTTCGACGCCGGTGACGACCACGCTCAACGTGTTAACGACGCTTAGCACGGTGGACTTGGGCAACCTCGACACGACCGGCTTTGCACAAGGGGATGATACGATCACGGTTACCGTGACCGATACGTCGGGCAATCCCATTCCCGGCGCCACGGGAACCGGCACGCTGCTGATCGGCAGTCCGGTGACTGCCAGTGAATCGGTCTCGTCTTCAACGCTGCCGCCGGGCACGAGCACGATCACCAACACGCTGCAAATCGACAGCACAGTGAACATCGCGCCGCCGCTCACGCTGGTGGGCCAATTGCCCGACAGCGATCCGCACTCCACCAACAGTTTTAGCGGTGGCGTGCTTGACGGCGTTACCGTCAACGGCAACGTGGTGTACGTGTTTGGCAGCGGCGGGCTTTACACGGTAAGCACGTCCGATGTGACCGCGCCCACGCTGTTGGCCACGCAATCGGATTTTCCACAGACAGGCGGGGCGGTGGTCGGCAGTCAACTGATTGCGGTCGACGCGGGCACGCCCACGAGCATTGCCGTCGACAACAATTCCAGCCTGACCGATTACGATTTGGGCGGGGTGTTCGGCACGGCGCAAGATCCAGGTCGCGACGACACGATTTTTCCGAACTATCAACTGCTCAGCAATTTTGTCGTTAGCCCCGACGGCAAGCACTTGTACGCGACATATAACCAGGTGGTGTTCGACACCTCGACGAACACCATCACGGCCCAAAACGGCACGGTCATCTCGTTCGACATTAGCACTCCGTCGGCCTTGTCGGCCCCTTCGACCAATGCAATTTTGTACAACACGAACGGCACGAATTCGCAGTCGCCTTTGTTCCAGAACGGCGGCAACTTCAACATGTTTGGCATCGTGCAGCCGAACGCCAACACGCTGCTGGTCGGCAGCACCAGTTCCACCGGCAGCGCCACGCAAACCGGCGAAGGGGAACTGCTCTCCATCGACGTGAGCGATCCGGATAACATCAACAGCGATGCGCCAAACACCAGCAAAGTCGTCAACACGCTCGACATTCCCGGCACGACACTGGTGCAGGGCATTGCCACAAACGGCGATACCGCTTTTGTGCTGGCCTCGCAAGGAGGTTGGCTTACTCCGTTCACCAGCGAGAGCGACATCGGCCCCACCGGCGACATTGTGATGGCCACGGTCGACATTTCGAATCCACGCGATCCGACGGTACTGCATACCCAAACGCTCGGCCGCTCGGCGCGCGGCATGACCCAGCCCGTTTCGCTGGGCAATGGCCTGTTTGCGTTTGCCAGCTTGGGGGAAACGACCGACACGCCGCAATTGATTGTCGTCGACGCCAGCGACCCAACGAACATTAAAGTTGTGGAGAAGCTCGATTTGCCGGGGCAAATTCGCGGATTGGCCACCGACGGCACGTATCTTTACGCCACCGGCGACGATGGCCTCTTGATTTACAAGCTGGGGGGCACGGGCGCCATTCCGGTTCACATTTCGGTCAATGTGCCCAACGCCGGTGTGTCGATTGTGCCCAATTCGTTCAGCGTGACTCCGACCAGCATTACGCCAGGCGCTACATACACCACAATCGTCTGGGATACGACTTTGACTCCGTCGTCATCTAGCGAGACGATCACGTGGCAATCGACTGTGACTGGCTTGCAGCCGGGCCAAGCGCTGGCCGTGGCGCAGGATGGAATGGTTTCATTCACGAGTGATGGCACGGCGGGCACAGTGACGCTGCCCGACCAGTTTGTCACCGCCGATCAAATTATCGGTCTGACTCCCACTACGCAAACCGTGGCGCCAGGAGCTGCGGCGTCGTACGAAGTGAATTTGGCCAATCCGACGAGCCAAGCGGTAACCTATACCCTATCGGTTCAAGGCGTGACCACCAGTTGGGTGAATTTGACATCAACGGTGATGGTGGCCGCCAACAGCTCCACCAACGTCGCGCTAACGCTGACTTCCGATTCGTTCGCGGCTGCCGAAGATTACGGCTTCAGCGTGACCGCCGCGGGCAACAACGGCGCGATGTCCTCGGTGCAAGGTGATTTAATGCTTCAAGGAGCGCCGCAGCCGCCCGACCCAAATTCTCATGGTCTAGTCGTAGCGCTAACGCCGGCTCAGGCGACCGTTGGACGGGGAACGTCGGCCACGTATACCGTTCAGTTAACCAATACTGGCAACGCCGACGATACTTTTGCTTTGTCAGTCACCGGTCTGCCGATCGGCGTGACGGCCGCGTTTGCGCAAAACAGCGTCGATGTGCCTGCTGGCGCTGGCAACTTCCGCGACGTAACGCTCACTTTGACTGCCGCAACAAACTTGGCGGCCCAAGCGTACGCCTTCCAGGTGAAAGGGACGTCGACGACGGATTCGTCGATTACATCTTCCGCCGGCGGAACATTAACGGTTGTCACGCGCGGAGTGCATGTGACGCTTAGTCCTGGGGCGGGCGCTCCGGGGACAACGTTCCAAATGACCGTCACGAATA contains these protein-coding regions:
- a CDS encoding transglutaminase domain-containing protein encodes the protein MFGTTRKRRRFACQGSRRLCRLTRLVGYAEVLEPRLMLSSTPALVVGRTLSSYFAGDVQNQQETLTFTVYNQQADPIAGVSLTDTLESGVTFSSASIVPNQSGQNLAWSLGTINGFESASVTVIVSLANSIPLQLDTGAQASGTLDAAAVSNSTPAATLRSGSLADPALLASTLDANTTDPYIQEEAAALNYDPQQIFNFLQTNIGYESYVGSLRGARGTLWSNAGDSLDVASLGVALMRASGIPAEYVHGTLSEPLSQQLILSMFPAPLRVFGYVAPGVEKADPANDPQLLAETQDHYWMQFDAGSGFQAADTLFSQAVVGQTFCTSDQTFTEVPEALRHQVTISLVRELTTPGSGALTGGGSSQDDATVLEEHFDSVELVGASLTLGQYVDSNSVSAGFSYTTYTYTPYLLVNERDGNLSDDPLGIGTSYQEIITNFPFGSQILTGLFLEIQTSDPLIGGGTQTETQDKTLLDRIGYVARQNGGSGATISVQPNQGPAWTDQDFVTVDFSGWRLSEQPLDAQMNALQELGSEVDALPADINDLPQDSPELQSALQLTEQFGMQATSAFAGEQIYKSGQAADFMASTYLTRVYPDTLSFVAVTQMENIDPDTGDSTISRSIDILRYSERTLASPLQAKSAEDAIRFINGIGAKVVEDGFFDSSDPSEAGISSLGVLTQALSQSGASLVPITSQNISDLTALNLPAEATDRIESSAQEGNLILTPNMPVSINGEDRIAWIEIDGATGDTTVVLDDGTHGVEEPKDLPIVPQLRTLFGKIGQGQDVDRALLQLQNAKTRQQKQVALEALELIINDCGPLLETSLKLLTESRYLVQVEEIVFKARTTLANTHGFAKVNLAKDPAIGDQLYSPASESPEFADLGTHGETGLAVDVEPDPLFTVPDNGAFLDTVYKIGIKNLTGTDGWFQINLTDLAPGVDVISSVPELYIPAGAVGETSIFLEPTGALPAPGTSLPFDVGVSSVADPSVTASLDESVPMPSVEAATFSLSDVSPSTAPGQSVQTQLTINSVGNAPANVTFDVSTPAGIAISGLTSATINPGDSITQALTISPAAGLALNTDYNIVITPQVGQTVLDPFTIVVHLAAPGADSAESAATIAGQLGDTPLGLRLEDLSEALTNLAQTPTSAVFNSQALAALDAIIGLLPPDPFLAPLVPALTADRTALAQATTAATVQSATLQLGNDLTTLANTLADEAAHGFTLALVTTSQVGQPQQPVKYQINLQNTGSQTTTYDLSVAGLPSGVTGVFSQQSVTLNSGQATPTSGPSILTLTITSTSTTAISPFSFTVTATAEGAAEITRSVTGSFTVPPALVEVTSVTPSPAFAQAGDMVDVKAGILNAVNQQQKAKVYFTVTDSGNNVLFTSTPVTTTLNVLTTLSTVDLGNLDTTGFAQGDDTITVTVTDTSGNPIPGATGTGTLLIGSPVTASESVSSSTLPPGTSTITNTLQIDSTVNIAPPLTLVGQLPDSDPHSTNSFSGGVLDGVTVNGNVVYVFGSGGLYTVSTSDVTAPTLLATQSDFPQTGGAVVGSQLIAVDAGTPTSIAVDNNSSLTDYDLGGVFGTAQDPGRDDTIFPNYQLLSNFVVSPDGKHLYATYNQVVFDTSTNTITAQNGTVISFDISTPSALSAPSTNAILYNTNGTNSQSPLFQNGGNFNMFGIVQPNANTLLVGSTSSTGSATQTGEGELLSIDVSDPDNINSDAPNTSKVVNTLDIPGTTLVQGIATNGDTAFVLASQGGWLTPFTSESDIGPTGDIVMATVDISNPRDPTVLHTQTLGRSARGMTQPVSLGNGLFAFASLGETTDTPQLIVVDASDPTNIKVVEKLDLPGQIRGLATDGTYLYATGDDGLLIYKLGGTGAIPVHISVNVPNAGVSIVPNSFSVTPTSITPGATYTTIVWDTTLTPSSSSETITWQSTVTGLQPGQALAVAQDGMVSFTSDGTAGTVTLPDQFVTADQIIGLTPTTQTVAPGAAASYEVNLANPTSQAVTYTLSVQGVTTSWVNLTSTVMVAANSSTNVALTLTSDSFAAAEDYGFSVTAAGNNGAMSSVQGDLMLQGAPQPPDPNSHGLVVALTPAQATVGRGTSATYTVQLTNTGNADDTFALSVTGLPIGVTAAFAQNSVDVPAGAGNFRDVTLTLTAATNLAAQAYAFQVKGTSTTDSSITSSAGGTLTVVTRGVHVTLSPGAGAPGTTFQMTVTNTGTASDTFNLSLAGPAALVSALASTSITLAAGASRTVNITTPAVNFADAGNLLLTAEATSAANAAVTSSATSNLTIAASQGLSAAFQPASQTLLTPGTANFFLNVNNIGNTLDSYSATIVGSSGPVTAMLMGLDGQPTQSIPTFFLPGLGQGVLELMTDSITLGHGTVQVKITSLTNPSDSVTVQANVNVGNPNDVGDVGLLLLDSSGSGALTNSGNGGVHVTGGDIVINSKSSKAGIETGNGNISATEIDVTGKLSQSGRGKYQGVIAHPAPLVDPLAALVAPTPPTPVHKAVNVSGKTQLTLSPGTYSGGIKISGSAVVTLLPGVYYLQGGGLSISGSAKLNGQGVTIYNAPKKSTDSIAIAPNATVTLSAPTDGTYQGIVIFQNRTSTAPIVISGGTFNLTGIVYAPKAKLYFAGNKNLTISGDSADDLSGALILADLITSANGAINIGSDSSASPQLVVAAVPLASSLNSTPTNSPATSTTTQSVGSSATTGIVYLPPETFNSSSSASKSLLLDGSNSNFELLDELLSQLAGGPVLNL